One genomic window of Cellulophaga sp. Hel_I_12 includes the following:
- a CDS encoding cytochrome c oxidase subunit II encodes MTAFLIIAVLVLVAIAVWQMTKIFELSQIRANNSQIATDKDNKYNGYLMFAFLIFIYGITIFSFWKYTKVLLPEAASEHGQDVDNLMLWSMVIIFIAQTITQFLLHYFAYKYRGEKGKKALFFADNDRLEFVWTIIPVIVLAGLILWGLYTWTNIMDVNDEDDPLIVELYAQQFNWTARYGGTDNVLGEANVRMIDIDRANILGLDEADPNATDDIIVKELYLPVGRKVNFKMRSQDVLHSAYMPHFRAQMNCVPGMITEFSYTPIFTTEEMRLKPEIIDKVKRTNSIRAEKAARGEDNSDPWEFDYILLCNKICGKSHYNMQMKIIVVTEEEYNDWISEQQTFGKMMLASAAQ; translated from the coding sequence ATGACTGCATTTTTAATTATAGCTGTTTTAGTATTAGTCGCAATTGCCGTTTGGCAAATGACTAAAATATTTGAATTATCACAAATACGTGCAAATAATTCTCAAATTGCCACGGATAAGGACAATAAATATAACGGATATTTAATGTTCGCTTTTTTGATCTTTATTTATGGAATTACCATTTTCAGTTTCTGGAAATATACAAAGGTATTACTCCCAGAAGCAGCTTCGGAGCATGGGCAAGATGTAGACAATCTAATGCTTTGGTCGATGGTTATTATTTTCATCGCTCAAACAATTACGCAATTTTTACTGCATTATTTCGCTTATAAATACCGTGGCGAAAAAGGTAAAAAAGCACTTTTCTTTGCAGACAATGACCGTTTAGAGTTCGTATGGACTATTATCCCTGTGATTGTTTTGGCTGGTTTGATCCTTTGGGGATTATACACTTGGACGAATATTATGGATGTCAATGACGAAGATGACCCATTAATAGTTGAGTTGTATGCGCAGCAATTTAATTGGACCGCTAGATATGGTGGTACTGATAACGTTTTAGGAGAGGCAAATGTGCGTATGATTGATATTGATCGTGCCAACATCCTAGGTTTGGATGAAGCGGACCCGAATGCGACAGATGATATTATTGTCAAAGAATTGTATCTTCCTGTAGGCAGAAAGGTAAACTTTAAAATGCGTTCTCAAGATGTTTTGCACTCTGCATATATGCCCCATTTTAGAGCGCAAATGAACTGTGTACCCGGTATGATCACGGAGTTTTCATACACCCCTATTTTCACCACAGAAGAGATGCGTTTGAAACCGGAGATTATTGATAAAGTGAAAAGAACAAATTCTATCCGAGCGGAGAAAGCTGCAAGGGGAGAAGATAATTCTGATCCTTGGGAGTTTGATTATATATTGCTATGTAATAAAATTTGTGGAAAATCGCATTATAACATGCAAATGAAAATTATAGTGGTGACTGAAGAGGAGTATAACGACTGGATTTCGGAACAACAAACTTTCGGAAAAATGATGTTGGCTTCAGCCGCACAATAA
- a CDS encoding cbb3-type cytochrome c oxidase subunit I — MSATAHAHVDDHAHDDHGHHHKETFVTKYIFSQDHKMIAKQYLITGLIMGAIGIGMSILFRMQLAWPGESFPVFEALLGKWAPDGVMDADIYLALVTIHGTIMVFFVLTAGLSGTFSNLLIPLQIGARDMASGFLNMISYWLFFISSVIMLGSLFVEAGPAAAGWTVYPPLSALPMAQPGSGLGMTLWLTSMAIFIASSLMGSLNYIVTVINLRTKGMSMTRLPLSIWAFFITAIIGVISFPVLLSAALLLIMDRSFGTSFFLSDIFIQGEVLHYQGGSPVLYEHLFWFLGHPEVYIVLLPALGITSEVMSTNARKPIFGYRAMVASIMAIAFLSTIVWGHHMFISGMNPFLGSVFTFTTLLIAIPSAVKAFNYITTLWKGNLQFNPGMLFSIGLVSTFISGGLTGIILGDSTLDINVHDTYFVVAHFHLVMGISALYGLFAGVYHWFPKLFFGRMMNKNLGYVHFWITAICAYGVFFPMHFVGMAGVPRRYYQNTAFPMFDDLTDVQVLITMFAIVAAFAQLIFVYNFIHSIFYGKKEGPNPWKSNTLEWTTPMEHIHGNWPGAIPEVHRWAYDYSKTGEDGEYVIPGQDFVPQIIPLQDGEEEMNH; from the coding sequence ATGTCAGCAACAGCACATGCACACGTAGATGATCATGCACATGACGATCATGGACATCATCATAAAGAGACTTTTGTAACAAAGTACATATTTAGTCAAGATCATAAAATGATTGCGAAACAGTATTTAATTACTGGTTTGATTATGGGCGCGATAGGTATAGGAATGTCCATTTTATTTAGAATGCAATTGGCTTGGCCAGGGGAATCTTTTCCTGTCTTTGAAGCATTATTAGGGAAATGGGCTCCTGATGGGGTTATGGATGCAGATATTTATTTGGCCTTAGTGACGATACATGGTACCATCATGGTATTTTTTGTATTAACTGCAGGTTTGAGTGGTACTTTTAGTAATTTATTGATTCCACTTCAAATTGGTGCTAGAGATATGGCATCAGGTTTTCTAAACATGATATCGTATTGGTTATTTTTTATATCCTCCGTAATCATGCTTGGTTCTTTATTTGTAGAAGCGGGGCCAGCTGCCGCAGGTTGGACGGTATATCCTCCATTAAGTGCTTTGCCAATGGCACAGCCAGGTTCTGGTTTAGGGATGACCTTATGGTTAACATCCATGGCTATTTTTATTGCATCGTCATTGATGGGGTCGTTGAATTATATAGTGACTGTAATTAACCTCAGAACTAAAGGGATGTCTATGACGAGACTACCGCTAAGTATTTGGGCATTTTTTATTACAGCGATTATTGGGGTGATTTCTTTCCCTGTGTTATTATCTGCAGCCTTATTATTGATTATGGATAGGAGTTTTGGTACTTCATTCTTTTTATCAGACATATTTATTCAAGGTGAAGTTTTACATTACCAAGGAGGTTCGCCCGTATTGTACGAGCATCTATTTTGGTTTTTAGGTCACCCAGAAGTATATATTGTATTATTACCAGCCTTAGGGATAACATCAGAAGTAATGTCAACCAATGCACGTAAACCAATTTTTGGATACCGAGCTATGGTGGCATCAATCATGGCCATTGCCTTTTTATCGACAATTGTTTGGGGGCACCATATGTTTATTTCAGGTATGAATCCTTTCTTAGGGTCTGTATTTACATTTACAACATTATTAATTGCCATCCCATCAGCGGTAAAAGCATTTAACTATATCACTACATTGTGGAAAGGTAATCTACAGTTTAATCCTGGAATGCTCTTCTCCATTGGTTTAGTATCTACCTTTATTAGTGGTGGTTTGACAGGGATTATTTTGGGGGATAGTACCTTAGATATCAATGTTCACGATACTTACTTTGTAGTAGCTCACTTTCACTTAGTAATGGGGATATCAGCTTTATATGGTTTGTTTGCTGGGGTGTATCATTGGTTCCCTAAATTGTTTTTTGGAAGAATGATGAATAAAAACTTGGGCTATGTTCATTTTTGGATAACCGCAATTTGTGCCTATGGTGTTTTCTTCCCAATGCACTTTGTGGGGATGGCCGGGGTTCCTCGACGTTATTATCAAAATACGGCATTCCCTATGTTTGACGATTTAACAGATGTTCAAGTATTAATTACGATGTTCGCTATTGTAGCAGCGTTTGCGCAATTAATTTTTGTTTATAATTTTATACATAGTATTTTTTATGGTAAAAAAGAGGGTCCAAATCCTTGGAAATCGAATACCTTAGAATGGACAACGCCTATGGAACACATTCATGGGAACTGGCCTGGTGCCATTCCAGAAGTTCATCGCTGGGCTTACGATTACAGTAAAACTGGTGAAGACGGTGAATATGTAATTCCAGGACAAGATTTTGTACCTCAAATTATTCCTCTTCAAGATGGTGAGGAAGAAATGAACCATTAG
- a CDS encoding GIN domain-containing protein yields MKIKFQLLFLSFLIASIAYGQRKPKIKGSRVVVEVREDLAPFTAIELNDNVDIVLQKSSDSGYSLEIDDNLVDVLKFRVVEGTLSISSFYDIRSKKKMKIIVFYDQLNSITLRDGKIDMEDVITTDELSISTYGSSKLKLNADASFIDVLMLENSFADLTINADTLNIALKDRIDAKIYATSKTHRLEMFKNAQVKMEGNTEVFEIQLFESASLKAENLTAQEVSLKIEASTSAYVNASNLMSLDSKGAAKTYLYGSGKITILNFLDSSQLSKK; encoded by the coding sequence ATGAAAATTAAATTTCAGCTTCTTTTTTTAAGTTTTTTGATAGCTTCAATAGCCTATGGCCAACGCAAACCGAAAATAAAAGGAAGCAGGGTCGTCGTAGAAGTACGTGAAGATCTAGCACCATTTACAGCCATAGAATTGAATGACAATGTAGATATTGTTCTTCAAAAATCTTCAGATTCAGGCTATAGTTTAGAGATTGACGATAATTTAGTAGACGTCTTAAAATTTAGAGTAGTAGAGGGTACGCTTTCTATAAGTTCATTTTATGACATACGATCAAAAAAGAAAATGAAAATTATCGTGTTCTATGACCAACTGAACAGCATTACACTGCGTGACGGTAAAATAGATATGGAGGATGTGATTACTACAGATGAATTATCAATCAGTACTTATGGATCTTCTAAGCTTAAACTGAATGCAGATGCCTCTTTTATTGATGTTCTAATGTTAGAAAATAGTTTTGCTGACCTTACCATAAACGCAGATACTTTAAATATAGCCTTAAAAGATAGGATTGATGCTAAAATATATGCGACTAGTAAAACCCATCGGTTAGAAATGTTTAAAAATGCACAGGTTAAAATGGAGGGTAATACCGAGGTTTTTGAAATTCAGCTTTTTGAAAGCGCTAGCCTAAAAGCTGAAAATTTAACCGCTCAAGAGGTATCGCTAAAAATTGAAGCCTCAACGAGTGCTTATGTAAATGCCTCAAACCTGATGAGTCTTGATTCTAAAGGAGCTGCTAAAACATACCTATATGGTTCAGGTAAAATTACCATCCTTAATTTTTTAGATAGTTCTCAATTATCCAAAAAGTAA
- a CDS encoding acyl-CoA dehydrogenase, with protein MKNKNNTSYTANILPYIPFFYVIWSDDLVSASEINVVKKAIENDETLDHTAKKTLISWLHPDTPPVNSEIKSWKSTINHAQVKLIESDIYPLTSFSKRLLGYYYSDEKENEQLKHIEVNLGIQPNHYHHLFDVEVIEEITSDYYDSSAIDAILKGEFAVGVSKFHETLKNPIFNWDIQRTKEDFRAKVLDQVHYLAQEKYGAIAYPKAYGGVNDMESYAFIFEHLMYVDGSLAIKFGVQFGLFGGSIQKLGTTYHHDRYLSDAGAAKLLGCFAMTETGHGSNVRGIKTTATYDAKEDCIVIHTPGKNDNKEYIGNALDAKMASVFAQLIVNGKNEGVHAILVPIRDENHTLYKGITIEDNGYKLGLNGVDNGKIWFHQVRVPRENLLNKYGSITEDGHYHSDIKNPNKRFFTMLGTLVGGRICVARAGLGGAKMALTIAIKHALERRQFNDSIKIQEDLLMDYPTHQLRLTPAVAKAYVYDIALQHIMKVYSDETIIDKREVETQVAGLKSIITWYANATIQECREACGGKGYLIENRIPDLKGDVDIFTTFEGDNTVLLQLAAKGVLSDFKAEFNSNGFVSVLKLLSTQLSDKLSTINPLYANKVDADHLYNPKFHKHAFSYRTRRLTYSLAMRIRDYIKKGVPSYHAFLKVQTHLLALGKAYSCELAFDTFISFTENMKDKKHQELFKKISTLYALHEIRSDAAWYLEQGYIGSSKSKAIRQRVERLCTELRPHIEVLVDGFGIPEHLITAPIAKSRRNNLEVS; from the coding sequence ATGAAGAATAAAAATAACACCAGCTACACGGCGAATATACTCCCCTATATTCCCTTTTTTTATGTGATTTGGTCTGATGATTTGGTATCTGCCTCAGAAATAAATGTTGTAAAAAAAGCTATTGAAAACGACGAAACTTTAGACCATACCGCAAAAAAAACACTTATAAGTTGGTTACATCCGGATACGCCTCCCGTTAATTCCGAGATTAAATCATGGAAAAGCACCATTAACCATGCACAAGTAAAATTAATTGAAAGCGATATTTATCCTTTAACTAGCTTTTCAAAACGATTGCTGGGTTACTATTATTCAGACGAAAAAGAAAACGAGCAATTAAAACATATTGAAGTTAATTTAGGTATACAGCCCAATCATTACCATCATTTGTTCGATGTAGAAGTGATTGAAGAAATCACCTCAGACTATTACGATAGTTCAGCAATTGATGCTATTTTAAAAGGTGAGTTTGCAGTTGGAGTTTCCAAATTTCATGAAACACTGAAAAACCCTATTTTTAATTGGGACATTCAAAGAACAAAAGAAGATTTCAGAGCAAAAGTTTTGGATCAAGTGCACTATTTAGCCCAAGAAAAATACGGAGCCATTGCATATCCTAAAGCATATGGCGGTGTTAATGATATGGAATCGTATGCTTTTATCTTTGAACATCTCATGTATGTAGATGGCAGTTTAGCGATAAAGTTTGGTGTTCAATTTGGATTATTTGGTGGAAGTATTCAAAAATTAGGCACTACATATCATCATGACAGGTATTTATCTGATGCCGGAGCGGCTAAACTTCTAGGCTGCTTTGCCATGACAGAAACTGGGCATGGATCTAACGTTCGGGGCATAAAAACCACGGCTACTTATGATGCAAAAGAGGATTGCATCGTTATTCACACACCAGGTAAAAACGACAATAAAGAATATATAGGCAACGCTTTAGACGCTAAAATGGCATCGGTCTTTGCGCAGCTCATCGTAAATGGTAAAAATGAAGGTGTGCATGCTATTCTAGTGCCCATTCGTGATGAAAACCATACTTTATATAAAGGTATTACCATAGAAGACAATGGGTATAAATTAGGACTAAACGGTGTCGATAACGGTAAAATATGGTTTCATCAAGTTCGTGTTCCGAGAGAAAACCTTTTAAACAAATACGGCAGCATCACTGAAGATGGCCATTATCATTCAGATATAAAAAATCCGAATAAACGATTTTTTACCATGTTAGGGACTCTTGTTGGAGGCAGAATTTGTGTGGCGCGCGCAGGCTTGGGGGGTGCTAAAATGGCGCTTACTATTGCTATAAAGCATGCCTTAGAAAGAAGACAATTTAATGACAGTATCAAGATTCAAGAAGATTTATTGATGGATTACCCGACGCATCAGTTACGCTTAACACCAGCGGTTGCAAAAGCTTATGTGTATGATATCGCCTTGCAGCATATTATGAAGGTATACAGCGACGAAACGATTATAGATAAGCGTGAAGTGGAAACCCAAGTTGCCGGGTTAAAATCAATCATTACTTGGTATGCCAACGCTACTATTCAAGAATGCCGAGAAGCTTGCGGTGGAAAGGGATACTTAATTGAAAATAGAATTCCAGATTTAAAAGGCGATGTAGATATTTTTACCACATTTGAAGGAGACAATACGGTTTTATTGCAATTAGCTGCCAAAGGAGTTCTGTCTGACTTTAAAGCTGAATTTAATAGCAATGGCTTTGTTTCTGTTTTAAAACTCCTCAGTACGCAGCTGAGCGATAAACTAAGCACTATAAATCCATTATACGCAAACAAAGTGGATGCTGATCATTTATACAATCCAAAATTTCATAAACACGCTTTCAGCTATAGAACCAGAAGGCTTACGTATAGCTTAGCCATGCGAATTAGAGATTATATTAAAAAAGGAGTGCCTTCCTATCACGCCTTTTTAAAAGTACAAACGCATTTACTAGCTTTAGGAAAAGCCTACAGTTGCGAATTAGCTTTTGATACGTTTATTTCTTTTACTGAAAATATGAAGGATAAAAAACACCAAGAACTATTTAAAAAAATAAGCACACTTTACGCACTGCACGAAATTAGAAGTGATGCTGCCTGGTACTTAGAGCAAGGGTATATTGGAAGTTCAAAATCTAAAGCCATACGACAACGTGTAGAACGCCTGTGTACAGAACTAAGGCCTCATATTGAAGTGCTTGTGGATGGGTTTGGGATTCCTGAACATTTGATCACCGCACCTATTGCCAAATCAAGAAGGAATAATTTAGAGGTATCGTGA
- the ruvB gene encoding Holliday junction branch migration DNA helicase RuvB, which yields MNENLDPTNQHFSPEEVDIDRALRPVSFGDFAGQDQILENLKVFVEAANLRGEALDHTLFHGPPGLGKTTLAHILANELGVGIKITSGPVLDKPGDLAGLLTNLEDRDVLFIDEIHRLSPIVEEYLYSAMEDYKIDIMIESGPNARSVQINLNPFTLIGATTRSGLLTAPMRARFGIQSRLQYYSTELLSTIVTRSAEILKMPITNEAAIEIAGRSRGTPRICNALLRRVRDFAQIKGNGKIDIEISKFALKALNVDAHGLDEMDNKILLTLIDKFKGGPVGITTLATAVSESAETIEEVYEPFLIQEGFIMRTPRGREVTELAYKHLGRIKGNIQGGLF from the coding sequence ATGAATGAGAATTTAGATCCTACTAATCAGCATTTTTCTCCGGAGGAAGTTGATATCGACAGAGCTTTAAGACCGGTGAGTTTTGGCGATTTTGCTGGTCAAGATCAAATTTTAGAGAATTTAAAGGTTTTTGTTGAAGCTGCAAATCTACGCGGCGAAGCCTTAGATCACACCCTTTTTCATGGACCTCCGGGTTTAGGAAAAACTACCTTAGCGCATATTCTTGCCAATGAATTAGGCGTCGGGATAAAAATAACTTCTGGACCAGTTTTAGATAAACCAGGCGATTTGGCGGGCTTGTTGACCAATCTTGAGGACCGTGATGTATTGTTTATAGACGAAATACATCGCTTGAGCCCTATTGTCGAAGAGTATTTGTACTCTGCCATGGAAGATTATAAAATTGATATTATGATTGAGTCAGGACCCAATGCGCGTTCTGTTCAAATAAACTTAAATCCCTTTACATTAATTGGGGCTACCACACGTTCTGGATTATTAACCGCTCCTATGCGTGCTCGTTTTGGAATTCAAAGTAGGCTGCAATATTACTCTACAGAATTGCTATCGACGATTGTAACGCGAAGTGCCGAAATTTTAAAAATGCCGATAACCAACGAAGCAGCTATTGAAATCGCTGGTCGAAGTAGAGGTACGCCTCGTATTTGTAATGCTCTGTTGCGTAGAGTTCGTGATTTTGCACAAATAAAGGGGAACGGAAAAATAGATATCGAAATATCAAAATTTGCCCTAAAAGCCTTAAATGTTGATGCACATGGCTTAGACGAAATGGACAATAAAATATTACTCACCTTAATTGATAAGTTTAAAGGGGGTCCTGTTGGGATTACCACTTTGGCAACGGCTGTTTCTGAAAGTGCCGAAACCATAGAAGAAGTGTACGAGCCATTTTTAATTCAAGAAGGCTTTATCATGCGTACGCCTAGAGGTCGCGAGGTAACAGAGCTAGCCTACAAGCATTTAGGAAGAATTAAAGGGAATATTCAAGGAGGTTTATTTTAG
- a CDS encoding cytochrome P450: MKNLHTVNRLEVLKNSKRILKNPLPFHNEKFKEFGHTFKVQTGWNQDIVFTKNPGFIKHILQKQHKAYQKSTLQTKDLAKYIGNGILTSNGEHWRTHRRMVQPAFHKKKLANLMTTVREAILSEIKGIPSHKTVDVYGLMSNLAFQVVAQSLFSNDNIREEMNRLQFVTETNQRMLIKEMRQPYLNWWFKLSGKIDKHLKLSEEAKQLLGTLINNRRDATLEKDDLLDMLLQARYEDGTPMPQKQLIDEVLILFTAGHETTANVLSFLLYLLAKHPQAQEKAYQEATKVNLESDAILPNLAQLPYIQNCIEEAMRLFPPAYVIDRVAIQDDTFEDMHIPKGTMILMSIYELHRHEDFWEKPDSFYPDRFNEIDKKVYQEYYYPFGAGPRMCVGNNFAMYEMIITVAEILKKYTITTDSNKVEINPLISLKPKEVPLQFIPRI, from the coding sequence ATGAAAAACCTACACACAGTGAACCGTTTAGAGGTCCTTAAGAATAGCAAGCGAATTCTTAAAAACCCTTTGCCTTTTCACAATGAAAAATTTAAGGAATTTGGACACACTTTTAAAGTTCAAACCGGTTGGAATCAAGATATTGTGTTTACGAAAAACCCCGGTTTTATAAAGCATATTCTTCAAAAGCAACACAAAGCATATCAAAAATCTACCTTACAAACTAAAGACTTAGCGAAGTATATTGGCAATGGTATATTAACCTCAAACGGGGAACATTGGCGAACGCATCGCCGTATGGTACAACCCGCATTTCATAAGAAAAAGTTAGCCAATTTAATGACGACAGTACGTGAGGCTATTTTGTCTGAAATTAAGGGCATCCCATCTCATAAAACGGTTGATGTTTATGGCTTAATGAGTAACCTTGCCTTTCAGGTAGTAGCACAATCGCTCTTCAGTAATGACAATATTCGGGAAGAAATGAACCGCTTGCAGTTTGTAACCGAGACCAATCAGCGTATGTTGATTAAAGAAATGCGTCAACCATACTTAAATTGGTGGTTTAAACTAAGTGGAAAAATAGATAAACATTTAAAATTATCTGAAGAAGCAAAACAACTTTTAGGAACTTTAATCAATAACCGACGCGATGCTACCCTTGAAAAAGACGATCTTCTAGATATGCTTTTGCAGGCAAGGTATGAGGATGGTACGCCCATGCCTCAAAAGCAATTGATCGACGAGGTATTAATTTTATTTACTGCGGGTCATGAAACTACGGCAAATGTGCTTAGTTTTTTACTGTATTTACTCGCCAAGCATCCCCAAGCGCAAGAGAAAGCATACCAAGAAGCTACAAAGGTAAATTTAGAATCAGATGCTATTTTACCTAACTTGGCGCAGCTGCCTTATATTCAAAACTGTATTGAAGAGGCTATGCGTTTGTTTCCACCTGCTTACGTAATTGATAGAGTAGCCATTCAAGATGATACTTTTGAAGACATGCACATCCCAAAAGGTACCATGATTTTGATGAGTATTTATGAGTTGCACAGGCATGAAGATTTTTGGGAAAAGCCAGATAGCTTTTACCCAGATCGTTTTAATGAAATCGATAAGAAAGTATATCAAGAGTATTACTATCCTTTTGGTGCAGGACCAAGAATGTGTGTCGGAAATAATTTTGCGATGTATGAAATGATTATTACCGTTGCCGAAATTCTAAAAAAATATACAATTACCACTGATAGTAACAAGGTAGAGATCAACCCGCTAATTTCTTTAAAACCTAAGGAAGTGCCTTTACAATTTATCCCCAGAATTTGA
- a CDS encoding ABC transporter permease: MNDLLIIIKKELTELLRDKKTIINSIVLPTVLVPILIFGAMKVTEMIEKSNQEKSVKIGLVNAPSSFYDIVSSDTLNKITVYEEAKDFKQLIDDETIQTAIVFPADWDTKMNSLSTSEVQIFRNGSKDNVNNRVTRLIEGYNAKLKEQRITTLEIPTEKLTPFTENYVEVGEQKEVIGKRIGGFIPYLFILTMWGGCLLAAVDLVTGEKERKTIETTLSLPISKFKVLLGKTIVASLLGFIPALLNLVGLIVGLKLIDGIPPAFNEAIGEMLSIQSITMILLLLIPFSLFLSGFIIALVAGATSFKEAQSKASPIIMLIIIPLVLALMPGIELTWSTVLIPVLNIGLGVKEIMAGTIDMVQYAVILLSLLAFAVGAVYFSYKKFSDENAILK; the protein is encoded by the coding sequence ATGAACGATTTACTTATAATTATAAAAAAAGAGCTTACCGAGCTTCTAAGAGATAAAAAAACGATTATTAACTCTATTGTTTTACCCACTGTATTGGTGCCTATTTTAATTTTTGGCGCCATGAAGGTGACTGAAATGATTGAAAAAAGCAATCAAGAAAAATCTGTAAAAATTGGACTTGTAAATGCGCCTTCTTCCTTCTACGATATTGTTTCTAGCGATACCCTAAATAAAATTACGGTCTATGAAGAGGCAAAAGATTTTAAACAATTAATTGATGACGAAACCATTCAAACTGCTATTGTTTTCCCTGCCGATTGGGATACTAAAATGAATAGCCTTAGTACTAGTGAAGTACAAATTTTTAGAAATGGCTCTAAAGACAATGTAAATAATCGTGTTACTAGGTTAATTGAAGGCTATAATGCCAAATTAAAGGAACAACGTATTACTACTCTTGAAATTCCTACCGAAAAATTAACACCGTTTACCGAAAACTATGTTGAAGTCGGAGAACAAAAAGAAGTCATCGGAAAAAGAATTGGTGGTTTTATTCCTTATTTATTTATACTCACCATGTGGGGTGGCTGTTTATTAGCGGCTGTTGATCTGGTAACAGGAGAAAAAGAACGCAAAACAATTGAAACTACCTTATCGTTGCCCATTTCAAAATTTAAGGTACTTCTAGGAAAAACTATTGTGGCTTCCTTATTAGGTTTTATTCCTGCTTTATTGAATTTAGTAGGCTTAATTGTGGGACTTAAACTTATTGATGGTATTCCGCCTGCTTTTAATGAAGCTATTGGCGAAATGTTGAGTATTCAGTCGATCACTATGATTTTATTATTACTGATCCCGTTTTCCCTATTTTTATCTGGGTTTATTATTGCTTTAGTAGCGGGTGCAACCTCTTTTAAGGAAGCACAAAGTAAGGCATCCCCTATAATTATGTTAATCATTATTCCCTTAGTGTTGGCACTGATGCCAGGAATAGAATTAACATGGAGCACGGTTTTAATTCCTGTTTTAAATATTGGTCTTGGCGTTAAAGAAATTATGGCGGGTACCATTGATATGGTACAATATGCGGTGATTCTTCTATCCCTATTAGCCTTTGCTGTTGGTGCTGTGTATTTCAGTTACAAGAAATTTTCAGACGAGAATGCAATTTTGAAGTAA
- a CDS encoding ABC transporter ATP-binding protein — translation MIHIEKLTKSFTATTKKGFKKETTTVNAVNEISFDCKPGRIFSLLGPNGAGKTTTLRMIAGIIKPTSGTAIVDGVDILKNSDEVKKHIGFLTGSTGLYERLNPDETIDFFGKLYKIPEAQLKERKEYLFEKLGINEFRKKRMGQMSTGMKQKVSIARTLVHDPEVLIFDEPTSGLDVITAESIIELIRESKENNKTVIFSSHIMSEVDLLCDDLAIINNGSIIYNDTFENFKGEMKAKNLTQEFINRVKEA, via the coding sequence ATGATACATATTGAAAAACTAACCAAATCTTTTACGGCAACCACCAAAAAAGGATTCAAAAAAGAAACCACTACTGTAAATGCAGTCAATGAAATATCCTTTGATTGTAAGCCTGGCCGAATTTTTTCATTGCTAGGCCCCAATGGTGCAGGAAAGACTACAACATTAAGGATGATTGCAGGCATCATTAAGCCAACTTCGGGTACTGCTATTGTCGATGGTGTTGATATTTTAAAAAACAGTGATGAAGTTAAGAAACACATCGGATTTTTAACGGGTTCTACCGGTTTATACGAGCGTTTAAATCCTGATGAAACAATTGATTTTTTTGGAAAATTATATAAAATTCCTGAAGCTCAGTTAAAAGAAAGGAAAGAATATCTGTTTGAAAAATTGGGTATTAACGAGTTTAGAAAAAAAAGAATGGGACAAATGAGTACCGGGATGAAACAAAAAGTGTCGATTGCTCGGACCCTTGTTCATGACCCAGAAGTACTGATTTTTGACGAACCAACTTCAGGGCTTGATGTAATAACAGCCGAAAGCATCATTGAACTTATTCGGGAATCTAAAGAAAATAACAAAACGGTAATTTTTTCTTCTCATATCATGAGTGAGGTAGATTTGTTGTGTGATGATCTTGCCATTATCAATAATGGAAGTATTATTTACAACGATACCTTTGAAAACTTTAAGGGAGAAATGAAAGCAAAAAATTTAACTCAAGAATTTATTAACCGTGTAAAAGAAGCGTAA